The following nucleotide sequence is from Bactrocera oleae isolate idBacOlea1 chromosome 2, idBacOlea1, whole genome shotgun sequence.
tatgggTAGTAACAAGCATATGTGtaggcacatatgtatgtagtaaaaCCTATATTTAAAAGCAGTCTCATATGAAGCCGCAGTGTAAGTACATTAACATTCAGCGCATTGCATGTGCCATGCAACACCGTTAATGTGGGCGGTTTGTAAGTAAGCGCTTTTAGGTATTATATTGCACAATGCTATATGGCTGCGCAATGATACTGTAATTATAACAtacctatgtaaatatatttattagcttTGCATCGGAATGGCGTTGCAAATTGCGGCTGCTAAAGTTGGCTGCGGTGTGGCATACTCACAGTGTATAATGTTCCTAGCACGTTTTGCTAATTAAGCGAATGcactaaatgtacatatgtattaatatgtgtgcgtttgtgtgtgtgtgtgcgtgaatgTCACCACACAACCGTCAATTGACTTCGCTGGCATGGCTGAACAATTAAAGCGTATTTACACATTGCTAAAAGGGAAATAATAGCGCAAACGAGTGAATTAAAATCGTCATGGCAATTCGGTAAATTGTCAAACAAATTAGTCACTTGTGAACCAGGTATAAGGAAGTGCTTATTTTggtatttcaattatttttgtgaAGCATCTACTAGCTATAATCAATAAGTTAATAGCACAAAATAATAAAGGGTTAGACCAGCTTTAGGTTTTCGAACAACTAATCTTTTTCTTGCCATAAAATACACTTCAACATTGTTCAATTAGTAAAACACTGTAAAAATCATTTTCTCTTGCCAGTCGGGTTTTGGCTTAGTTAGCTTTAGAAGGTAAGACTTTAAACgtcttttttacttaaaattttacctGTATAGACGATAttgaccactatagcttatagctgccatacaaactgaatgatcggaataaagtgctcgtatggtaaactttttcatttgacgagatatcttcaagaaatatgGCACGGCTTATTGTCTAagacagggtataaaaacaaatggCGGCTACTCaaaaatatacgagtatgtcaatttttcacttttctttttttcatataagaaattttcagttttttatgtTCAGACGATAGAGAGATATTTAAAAACATCTGATGTCAATTTATAAGTAAAACATTTGATTAAAACTTAAGATATCGTTAACAGCGCatcaaaaaaaatagtttcaagAAAAACACGCTTAAAGTTTTAGGTCAAAGCTAAACCGGCCAATTTGCCACAACATTGCAACAGCTAAATCTTTGCGTTTAATTTTAGgtttgataaataaaaagaaataatcgaaaattctttcgaaatattaaaaaaaaatttagattttttcaaGTTTCTAATCTAAAATATCCCGTTGAGAGCAAAAAATTCTGCGACACGTTATGAGTATGAGTAATATTTTGCATTCgttaaaaatagtattatatatcaaatgaaaaaaagtaaGTACATATGCAACAGTTTTCTAAAATATGTTCTTCGATTTTGAGGagcttttcgaaatttttagtaCTAGATATTTTTTCAGAAACTTTCTCACAACCACGTGATATTTTGTTCTacccaaataataataatttttaaactgtatattaatatttttttaaatttgatggTGCAAAATCCAACTCAAAAGAATATGTGTGCGCTTTTATTAAGAGTTTCCTAGACTAGTTTTCATGTGTCTATTGTGGGGAAATTATGATGTTTAAAAAGTTATTCTTTGTGGGAAATTCTGATTAATTATAGTTCGATATTTGatttgatgttgtttgtttaaaaggcttacaaaaatttatttaaaaaaaaaattataataatgaaatataagaTAATTATTGTCTAATAATGAAATGTCAGACATTTGATATCATTCGGTGACTGACTCAATCGTTCCGTCCTAATTTAGAACCCATGTAGAGTCGTCAGTAATAATCTTGCTATatgctcttttcatatttagaGAAAAAAGTTAATGCATCTGGCTTGAGTGAAATGATTCAATTAAGCCATAGATTATcccaaactaaaaaaatataattattgtaatatttatttagcttttTAGTGCACCAGTTTTTCAAACTGCCAGATAATAGCAGAAATTTGAGGATAATAAAGAAGATTCACTTTTATGAATACTCAAGATTTATGTTACATGTAATTTTCGACGACAAATTACACCTGACTGCCTGAAATATGAActcaatttataaaataaaaacataaagcaCAGCAGGCAAGGATGTTGCAAATTACGCCTGACATTACCGTTGTTGTCGTTTTCAACATTCAAGTAACCCAGTGGCTCTTATAATTTCGACAGCGCATATTAATTTGCGCATTTTTCAACGTAGACATTAACCGAATATATGCTTACAATGAATTGCAATGTTAATGACGGCAGTACCGCTCAATGTCGTGTCAACTCAAACTGAGTTACAGCCAGACTGAAGAGTGGAAGAAAATTCCACTGAGCCACTGTTAATGACAGAAGATGTTTGAGGGCTGAATGATGAAGATGTGAGGTGCATTTGAGTGACATATTAGTAATATGGATGAGGAGGGATAAGACGACCGAAGAAAAGTCACAAAATACGGTGTTTACCGTGATTTAATTCGCTTTTTCGctcttatttctttatttataactaTAATAGGGTGgttcatattattatttcagtatTACACCCTCAAATGATAACAACATAGAGAAAGATATCACATACAAATTAAGATAATGCACGTTCAAAAACTTAACTTTTAGAATCATtatgaacttgtggaacacgCGGTAATTCTCTTCAGGGGGCAACAAAATTTGCAAGTACCTCAAACCAAAGTACAGTAATTTGCGGTCACTAAATTTAAGAACCACCCTAGTGTAAGCACTTACAGAAAAGGGAACAAGAAGCATTGCGGCCGTTATTTATCAAGTGTTTTCCTCCTTTCAACGGTCTAATTAATTACCTGACGGCTGTCAGGCTAAATAAAACCCTTGGCGAGCGGAAAGCAGGTAGTGACATAGAAGATTACAAATCAAAATATCacacaattaaattatattaagcaATTAAGCACTGAGTTTTGTTAAACGGCGTCTTTGCATTTGctcttatttattttcacaactCTCTCTTATCTTCTCTTTTCAGGCTTATTCATCGCACAACAACTGAGACCGAcataaacaaaatgaaaaatcttAAGATTAATGCAATGTTCAGCAAACAACTGTAATATGGCTGCATGCTAAGAACTATAATATGCAGTTAGTGCCGCTCGCACTCGCAAcacatattcacacacacacttagGCTAAAATATTTTGGAACCCGAGCAAATTGCGCATGCGTCAATGGCGATAATAAGATATGCGCCTACTCAAGATGTCGCAAGCAGCATCGGCAGTACGAACACCACCACCATTActaccaccaacaacaacaacaatgacagcaATAACAGCAGCTACCTACCGTATGCACGGAATAGCAATAGTAGAGTGGCCGCACCCGCTGAACCAGCCGTCAACGCCAACAACTCCCTCTACTACTGGGAGTTTGCAGCGGAGGAATTGCCTGAGTTTTCACTGGTCGCGCCAGAGTTAGAACCTTCCATACAACAACTCGCTACAGCACAAGAACCCGCGTCATCCTCCTCGTACTCATATCAGGAAACGAATGCCCGCGCGGACAATCACACGTCGGAGGTTCAAGGCGAACCACCGCCTTCCTTCTATACGAGTTTCAATATATCCGATGATATCTTCGATTATTTTAATGGGTTTCTCGAAAGCAccgagcagcagcaacaacaaccattgTTGACCATCAGCACCACAGAGAGCGTAAATAACGCGATCAGCAATAGCGTGGCCGCAGCGAATTTGACGCTTACGACATACGTACAGACTGTTAGTAATGGCTCACGAGATCCGGCATTGGGTGAATTTCTCTGTCTACTACCTAATGAGCGCATTTCGTTGCTTTCATTTCTGTTTCTCTTCTCTTTCGCCACCGTGTTCGGCAATGCACTGGTGATATTGGCCGTTGTACGTGAGCGCTATCTGCACACGGCTACGAATTACTTCATCACAAGTTTGGCGGTAGCCGATTGTCTGGTGGGCTTGGTTGTGATGCCCTTATCGGCGCTATACGAAGTACTCGAGAATACGTGGTTTTTCGGCACCGACTTTTGTGATATCTGGCGCTCATTGGATGTGCTCTTCAGCACCGCTTCGATTTTGAATTTATGTGTGATATCATTGGATCGTTACTGGGCCATAACGGACCCTTTCTCCTATCCGATGCGTATGACCGGAAAGCGCGCCGCCTTTCTTATCTGCGCGGTGTGGGTGTGTTCGAGTACAATTAGTTTTCCAGCGATTGTGTGGTGGCGTGCGGCGCGCGATGGCGAGATGCCCGCTTATAAGTGTACATTTACGGAGCATCTCGGCTATTTGGTCTTTTCATCGACGATCTCATTTTACCTTCCACTACTAGTTATGGTCTTCACCTATTGTCGCATCTATCGTGCTGCGGTCATACAGACACGTTCACTAAAGATCGGCACCAAGCAAGTGCTGATGGCGTCGGGTGAACTGCAATTAACCCTACGCATACACCGTGGTGGTACGACACGCGAACCTTCGACGAGCGCGTCACAACATCCGACAATTCATGGCTCGTTGGGTGGCGCTCCTAGCGGCGATGGCTTGCAACATCATCGCCATCATTCACATCAGCATACGACTCTGCACAATCACAGCGCATCGGGTACGACGACTTCAACACCTGAAGAGCCCGACGACGAGCCACTATCGGCGCTGCACAATAATGGTCTGGCGCGTCACAGACATATGGGTAAAAATTTCTCTTTGTCACGTAAGTTGGCGAAATTCGCTAAAGAGAAGAAAGCCGCGAAAACGTTAGGTATTGTGATGGGTGTGTTCATCGTATGCTGGCTGCCGTTTTTCGTGGTTAATCTGCTATCTGGTTTATGTGTGGAGTGCATCGAACATGAAGAGATAGTGTCGGCTGTGGTCACATGGTTGGGCTGGATCAATTCATGCATGAATCCGGTGATATATGCTTGTTGGAGTAGAGACTTCAGGAGGTGGGTAATAACTGCACGTTTTCTGTAtactaaatttgtttaaaatcaaTGGAGTAATGGCTAAGTTTCTTTAACCCTAAATTAAGCCTTCACCTCAACACCAACTTTACCATATACTTAAGAATTAACCTTAACCTTAACTTAAACAATTACCTTAACCTGAACATAAACCTTAGCCTTAGTTTTTAACTTAGTCCGAGCTTTAACGGCCAGACTTAGATTTAATTTGAACGTAACTATCAACTTAGCTGTGATTTGTACACTCttaaaagggtatattaagtttggcccCAAAGTTTGTAGCCTCCgaagaaaagtaaatatatatataaatgtgacGAGCTGATTTGCTTTAGCCATgtgcgtctgtctgtatatacgcgatctAGTCCCACATTTTTTGAGatagcgatctgaaattttgcacacggctTGTCTCTCGTTTTTCGGAAACGTCGATATTGGACGGTCAAACTGAAgtttttgtgtggaaaacttatttattcgACAAGATATCTACACAAAATTTCCATGGCTGATTGTTCAAAACAATGATACTATATTCGAATAcattttttcagatcggaccgctatagcatatagctggctcACAAACCGATCG
It contains:
- the Dop1R2 gene encoding dopamine receptor 2 — protein: MAIIRYAPTQDVASSIGSTNTTTITTTNNNNNDSNNSSYLPYARNSNSRVAAPAEPAVNANNSLYYWEFAAEELPEFSLVAPELEPSIQQLATAQEPASSSSYSYQETNARADNHTSEVQGEPPPSFYTSFNISDDIFDYFNGFLESTEQQQQQPLLTISTTESVNNAISNSVAAANLTLTTYVQTVSNGSRDPALGEFLCLLPNERISLLSFLFLFSFATVFGNALVILAVVRERYLHTATNYFITSLAVADCLVGLVVMPLSALYEVLENTWFFGTDFCDIWRSLDVLFSTASILNLCVISLDRYWAITDPFSYPMRMTGKRAAFLICAVWVCSSTISFPAIVWWRAARDGEMPAYKCTFTEHLGYLVFSSTISFYLPLLVMVFTYCRIYRAAVIQTRSLKIGTKQVLMASGELQLTLRIHRGGTTREPSTSASQHPTIHGSLGGAPSGDGLQHHRHHSHQHTTLHNHSASGTTTSTPEEPDDEPLSALHNNGLARHRHMGKNFSLSRKLAKFAKEKKAAKTLGIVMGVFIVCWLPFFVVNLLSGLCVECIEHEEIVSAVVTWLGWINSCMNPVIYACWSRDFRRAFVRLLCVCCPRGVRRKYQPTMRSKSQCKVAAAMVAASTPFSYTSVQQFNGNRSIM